A DNA window from Roseovarius sp. Pro17 contains the following coding sequences:
- a CDS encoding ATP-binding protein encodes MIKISNLTVGAWYQPVAKHRLLTDVAPDRPLHHSNIVQIQAESDRFKDK; translated from the coding sequence ATGATCAAGATTTCAAACCTCACCGTTGGCGCATGGTATCAACCCGTTGCAAAGCATCGTCTGCTCACAGATGTCGCGCCAGACCGGCCACTGCATCATAGTAATATCGTCCAGATTCAGGCCGAAAGCGACAGGTTCAAGGACAAGTAA
- a CDS encoding DUF421 domain-containing protein produces MAGNQPYSTARNTTFSGSSFSPISTNFDFVMTIAMGSLLASASQSSQWTSFLQSLVAMAALFLMQYIVAKMRQRLPRFDEVVQNSPALLTRDGIIFQDALRATRVSEDDLTAKLREANALDLSRVRAVVLETTGDVSVLHGDRMDEKLLQGIGRT; encoded by the coding sequence ATGGCAGGTAATCAACCATATTCTACGGCCAGAAACACAACATTTAGCGGGTCGAGTTTTTCACCGATATCCACCAATTTTGATTTCGTCATGACTATCGCAATGGGATCGCTGCTTGCCAGCGCGTCTCAGTCATCGCAGTGGACGAGTTTCCTGCAAAGCCTTGTCGCAATGGCTGCTCTTTTTCTGATGCAGTATATTGTGGCTAAGATGCGCCAACGCTTGCCCCGTTTCGACGAGGTGGTCCAGAATTCCCCCGCCCTTCTGACGAGGGATGGTATCATTTTTCAAGACGCTTTACGTGCGACCCGTGTTTCCGAAGATGACCTGACCGCAAAGTTGCGCGAGGCCAATGCTCTCGATCTGTCGCGTGTTCGCGCGGTAGTGCTTGAAACGACGGGCGATGTCTCCGTTCTTCACGGTGACCGTATGGATGAAAAACTGTTGCAGGGTATAGGTCGAACTTAG
- a CDS encoding isopropylmalate isomerase gives MGWITVASYVAASVLAALVFYRQAGRQRIFWLGLLALLLLLAINKQLDLQSALTAAGRCLAKAQGWYAERQSVQIKFIFLIIGTSLLAALLLAWAMRKELVNIWLALIGIAFLLAFVAIRAAGLHHFDHFIGHKIGSIHMNWILELGGIAMIAVNALHLLLRRSKGDS, from the coding sequence ATGGGGTGGATAACAGTAGCCTCATACGTCGCGGCCAGCGTATTGGCGGCGCTGGTTTTCTACCGGCAAGCCGGTCGGCAACGCATATTTTGGCTGGGATTGTTAGCCCTTCTTCTTTTGTTGGCGATTAATAAGCAGCTTGATTTGCAGTCAGCTTTGACCGCAGCAGGACGGTGCTTAGCCAAGGCGCAGGGCTGGTATGCTGAACGTCAATCCGTACAAATCAAGTTCATATTTTTGATTATTGGAACAAGCCTTCTGGCAGCGCTATTATTGGCTTGGGCGATGCGAAAGGAACTGGTGAATATTTGGCTTGCTTTGATCGGGATCGCCTTTCTGCTTGCATTCGTCGCCATTCGTGCCGCCGGATTGCATCATTTTGACCACTTCATCGGACATAAAATAGGCAGCATTCACATGAACTGGATACTCGAGCTGGGCGGCATTGCAATGATTGCTGTGAACGCACTCCATCTGCTTCTGCGCAGATCAAAGGGCGACTCCTGA
- a CDS encoding glycosyltransferase family 2 protein: MIIINYGTAALAIAAVQSVLNLALDDVTVHLLDNASPGDDADTLTRAHSDEDWAAHVILHPETQNHGFGRGNNLVLQKLAAQDVPPDRVLLLNPDAQLENDVITRMGAFLDSHHDVGMVGAGITQPDGNPVTAAFRFPSIADTFATQCNFGPITRLLHRWQVPLSPDHPTGQVDWVAGAAVICRMKALRDVGFFDPGFFLYFEEVDLMRRARRIGWKTWYLPEARVIHVEGAATGVKSENRNRRPAYWYHSWQYYHINAHGRIGATLAALAFVAGTASGYIVAKLRGRSNSSTENVIPDFWRYAVGPLLRAPRG, encoded by the coding sequence GTGATTATCATCAACTATGGAACTGCTGCGCTGGCGATTGCGGCTGTGCAAAGTGTCCTGAACTTGGCTTTGGACGATGTAACTGTGCATCTGCTTGATAACGCGTCACCCGGTGATGACGCTGACACACTCACACGCGCCCACAGCGATGAGGACTGGGCCGCGCATGTCATACTTCACCCAGAAACCCAGAACCATGGATTTGGACGCGGCAACAACCTTGTTCTGCAAAAGCTTGCCGCTCAAGATGTCCCTCCAGACAGAGTTTTGCTGCTGAATCCCGACGCGCAGCTTGAGAACGATGTGATCACGCGAATGGGGGCCTTTTTGGATTCCCACCACGATGTCGGCATGGTTGGCGCGGGTATCACCCAGCCAGACGGTAACCCTGTGACAGCCGCGTTCCGCTTTCCCAGTATCGCCGATACTTTCGCCACGCAGTGCAATTTCGGCCCAATCACCAGACTGTTGCACCGCTGGCAAGTGCCGCTGTCGCCCGATCACCCTACTGGCCAAGTCGATTGGGTTGCTGGAGCGGCGGTGATCTGTCGGATGAAGGCATTGCGCGATGTCGGTTTCTTTGACCCCGGTTTCTTTCTTTACTTCGAAGAGGTCGATCTGATGCGCCGGGCCCGGCGCATCGGATGGAAGACGTGGTATTTGCCCGAAGCCCGCGTGATCCATGTAGAGGGCGCCGCAACAGGCGTAAAAAGCGAAAACCGCAATCGCAGACCTGCATATTGGTATCACTCTTGGCAGTATTACCACATCAACGCGCATGGGCGGATAGGTGCGACTCTAGCGGCTTTGGCGTTTGTCGCGGGAACGGCAAGCGGCTACATAGTGGCGAAATTACGTGGTAGATCGAACAGTTCCACGGAAAATGTCATACCTGACTTCTGGCGCTACGCCGTTGGTCCACTGTTGCGAGCGCCCCGTGGCTAA
- a CDS encoding SGNH hydrolase domain-containing protein, with the protein MQSITKAIHPKECFETGQTNILLSGDSHGASLYLGLANLMGDGMALTQLTASGCPLMLMLMPMPMPMPMLESLTHRRNCNEVNAHVFDHIAKVGYDRIILDAGWRHGHYPISLDETVAKLLSTQAMRSLSPISVV; encoded by the coding sequence TTGCAGAGCATTACCAAAGCTATTCACCCTAAGGAATGTTTTGAAACGGGGCAGACAAACATCCTGTTGTCGGGCGACAGCCACGGTGCATCGCTGTATCTCGGATTGGCAAATCTTATGGGCGACGGGATGGCTTTGACGCAATTGACCGCAAGCGGTTGCCCGCTAATGCTAATGCTAATGCCAATGCCAATGCCAATGCCAATGCTTGAGAGTTTGACGCATCGAAGAAATTGTAATGAGGTTAATGCTCACGTCTTCGATCATATCGCAAAAGTAGGCTATGATCGCATCATCCTCGACGCGGGGTGGCGTCATGGCCACTATCCAATATCACTCGACGAAACGGTAGCGAAACTGCTCTCTACGCAAGCCATGCGAAGTCTTTCACCGATATCAGTGGTTTAA